TGTAGTAGCCTTTCTCGTTCGTCTTGGCGACTCGGTTGATATTCGTATTAAGGTTTCGGGCCTCCACTTGCGCGTTAGGGATGGAGGCACCACTTGGATCCGCGATCAAGCCGGTCATGCTGCTCTGACTCCAGGCATGAGCAAAACCGGAAAAGAGCAGGATGATGAGAGCCGATCGACGGAGAATAACGAGCATCCGATGGGACAATTTCATTAGAGCCTCACAGACATGTAGGGATACTTCGAAAAGACGAACCAGGGCTAAACGAATCAGTTCACTTCATCGAAAGTATCCGCCGCTCCTTTCTCTTCAGAGTGATGTGGGGAGACATCCCCCTGCCACCCCCAAAAAACAAGAGTTTCGCGCCAATCTCTGTTGCTCGGACAACCGAATAGGGAGAGGGAGATGTGTGGGAAGGACGTCATAGACCGAAGTTGATTCATGGGGCTGTAAACAAACTTCATTAGGATGGAGGTTCTTGGCGACTCAGCATTATGGCACTCGAGACTCCCACCCAAGGAGAGAACTCCAGCGACGGAGCCTCATGTCAAGAGGATTCACCCTACGACATTAATCCCTCGCTTGTCCGAGAGCAGTTGGCTCGAGTGTTGGCTTGCGCTCAATTCAAGAGTTCCGTAAAGCTCTCGAAATTCCTGCGGTTCGTGACGGAAGCTGCGCTCGAAGGGCGCGCTGGCGAGATCAAGGAAACCGCGATTGGCGTTGCGGTTTACGATAAAGCTCCCACGTACGATCCAAAAGTCGATACGGTGGTCCGGACTGAGGCGAGAAGGCTGCGCCGAAAGCTGGACGAGTATTTTCAAGAACTGGGTCAATCCGATCCCGTTCGTATATCGCTTCCCAAGGGAGGCTACGTCCCGTTATTCACGCCCGTGGTAAGGCGAGTTAACGTTCTCGTTGAGCATTCAGAGACCCAAGAACACGTCGTGGACCTGCCGGTCAGCTCGGTCGAGACGACTAGAGAGCCCGTCGAGGATCGAGATCCTTCACCGAAACGAAGAACACTGTTGATCCTGGCATCGCTATGCCTGTTCGTGCTTTTCACCGGCCTGTTATTCCTCTTGAGGTGGCACTGGCAACGTTCTGAATCCCTAAGCGCTTCGTCGCATATCGGTCCAATGACCTCAGTCCCAGGAGAGTCCTATCAACCGTCGATCTCTCCTGACGGAAAGTCCGTAGCTTTTATCTGGAATAACGGCCCCCATGCCTACAACATCTATGTGATTCAACGAGGAGGTCAACCTCTTCGAGTGACGACGGATGACGATTCGGACTTTCACCCAGCTTGGGATCGAGACGGAGGTTCGCTCGCTTTTCTCCGAGCATCTCCGTCTGGTAGTCGGATCGTACTCATTCCATTTCCCGGCGGTTCCGAGAAGATACTCTTCTCTTTGAAAAGTGCGCGGCCTTGGAGTGAAGATCTATTAGGAACCCGTAACGACACCGGACCGGCGTGGTCCGCGGACGGCACAGAGTTATTCGTGTCCGATGTCGCCCCCTCTGGCCAGGGCCTGGGACTTTACGCCTACAATCTCACCAGCGGTGCTCTCCGTCCCATAACCGATCCATTGTCAGATCGTCGTGATCTAAGTCCTGCTGCGTCACCTGACGGCAGATGGATCGCGTTTGTCCGATTCACAAGTTACGATTCGAGTGACATCTATCTCTATTCCTTGACCGACCACACGGAACGCGAGGTCACACATGAACATATGGATATCCAAGGGCTCGCCTGGTCAGATGCTGGGCGATCAATCATATTTTCTTCGAACCGGGGTGGGACATACGGGTTGTGGAAGATTGGGCTCAACGGCGGAGAGGCTCTTCCCATCGAGACTAGCGGAGAATCCGCGATTCAGCCTGCGGTATCTCCTGACGGAAAATTTCTGGTCTACGCAGATTCGGCTCTACGTTCAAATATTCTCAAAGTGAGCCTGGACCACCCATCCTCTGCTCTTGCCATTGCCCCGGCGACGCGGCGCAGTCACAGCGCTCAGTTCTCGCCGGACGGCTCAAACGTTGCGTTCGTCTCCGACCGAAGCGGGAAATGGGAGCTCTGGACGGCAGATGCCGACGGCAAGCGAGTCACTCAGCTTACGAAGTTCGAGGCGGCAACGGTTGGAAGTCCCAGATGGTCCCCGGACGGTAAGCTCATCGCTTTCGATGCCCGGCCCAACGGTCACTCTGCAGTCTTCGTGATTGCGGCAGATGGGCAGCAACTCCGCGAGCTCAGCCCCGGAAATTCAGAGGAGAAACAACCTTCGTGGTCACCCGACGGGGAATGGATATATTTTGATTCGAACCGCGACGGATCCATGCGCTTATGGAAAATGAGAGTCTCCGGTGCAGACGCCACTCCTGTTTCGCACTCTTCGTTGACCGATGCACAGATTTCCCCCGACTCGAAAACGCTTTTCTTTACAACCGCTGGAGATGGGCTCTGGGAGATGCCATCCAACGGAGGCAAGGAGACGATGGTGCAAGGACTCGAGAGATCTCGATTCGGTAGATTATGGACGGTCACAGAACACGGGATTTATTTCGTAGACACCGCAAAAGAGCGTTCGAGCCTAAGATTCTACGATTTCAAGACCGGCGTTAGCAAAAGCGTGATGACATTGCCCGTCGACCCTCTTGTAGGTTTTCCTAGCCTCTCTTATTCGCCGACTCAGAAGGCCATTTTATTTGCCGCAAAGGAAGAACAGCACAGCGATCTGATGACACTTTGGTGGAAATAACGAAACGCCGTGTTTTTCTCTGCTTAAACGTGGTCGCTGAAGCCGAATTTGCAGCGGCTGAGAATCGACAGCCGTCACATGCGGATCAACTCCCAGAAGGTTGGCCTATCCCGAATGATCACCGAAGACTCCTGGATTGACTGCAGCCAATCCAGGAGTCGGGACGGCCCGGACCAGGCCAAGAGATAGTCCGTGAGCTTCGGCAACCTGTCGCCGTCGCCAACAACAGGCTTATATCTAACACTGGTAAGAGAAATGTAACTGCCTGCTCACCACGGAGCTACACGAAAGCTTATTCCGATTGAGAACGCTGGCCGATACTCCCATTTTAAAGGTGGGTTCCCTGAAAACCCGGTTGGCTCCGGTTCTCCAAGGTTGAAGTTGTTGCCAAGGCGCTGAACCCTTCCGATGTGCACGCCGGGGCTTATGAGAATTTTGTTCATCATCAGACTTGGACCTGCGAAGAATTCCGGTTGATTCGTTCCGCTATTTGAATTGACGCCAATCCCGGCGGAGAGAGCACCACTGACAATCAACCGTTCCTCTTTGGTCCGACCCCACCGCACGGTTTGGTATGTCCGGTACGGACCCGCTCGGAAATTGACGAACGCCATCGGGAAAACTTGTGCGCGTGCAGAGTCCGTGATTCCAAACTCTGCAGTGGCGGTGGGAGCACCGGTCGTTGGATCAGTGGAAGGAACATAGGTCGTGCCGATAACTTCTTTTTGCTGAAATGTCACCAGGACCCCTGTCGAGAGGCTTAGGAATGGGAGGTCCTGATAAAGAACCGAATAATTGATTGTGTCGGTGGTAAGAGTCTTCATGTCGATGGTCGATACGCAGGACACTGTCCCGGTCAATTGGTTGTTTCGATCCGGAGCGAGTCCAAAGCTTTCAAATAAGTGATTGCTCGCATCTACCAGAATTGTCGGAGTCGCATCTTTGACTACAACATAGTCCTGGTAATTGACGGTGCCCGCAGCAAAAGCATCTGAGTTTTTCGTCATTCCCCGCAGTTGAAACAGGTTGTCCTGGAGTTTTTCTGCCGCTAGTCCGTCGTGGCATACTCGCCTCCGGAGTTCCAGCCCTGCATGAGCTGCATGGTGGCCGAAAGCGACATAAGAAACAGAGCAGCGACAATGGACCCAAGAGGGCTCTCGCCTGTCGCTCCATCGAGCGCAGCTTTGAGAACAAAATAAGCGGCGACAACAGGCACAAATTTCGCCACGACGATCTGGTTTACGAAGTTCTTGAAGACAGTTTCCATGCTGGCAAGCCAGCTTGTTCCAACCGATCCGCTGCCAGAGGGAACGGTGATGCCTTGTGCCGCAATCCATGACAAGAGTTGTGGAATAGTTAATAAGATGACAGTCCACAGCACCCACTTTCCAGTTCGGCCACTTACATGGAAGTTGGTTCCGCCTTCATGCCGTAGGGACACGCCAGCCGCTGCCAGTGTGCAGAAAGCTGCGGGCACGGCGAGGTCGAATAGCAACTGAAGGAGATCTAGTAAGAATTGCGGCACAGGCATCTCGTCACCTCAGCTACTGGATTCCTTGCGCCTGTGTAATAAAGCCCTCGGCCATGCGACCAAGACCGCTGATGACCATCAGGGCAACGCCCGTGACACCCCAGCCCATATAGCCGCGACCAGACTTAAAATGCCACCCCGCGATGCCTAAGCAAGCTACAGCAATGACAGGTGCAATAACGTTGCACCCCCAATTGACTATGTTCAAAACCGTTCCCTCGACCGTTGTGGCTTGCTGGCCCTGCACGGCCTGCCCGAATTGAGGGGATGTTCCGAGGTTTTGAGCACTTGCTGCGAATGGGGCTGTGAGGGTTCCGAGGAGGATGAGCCCGAGTGCAAACATCAGAGCTGCGCGAACCCAGTTGCTCTCGGAGGGGCGATGAATGACGGATGTGGATGATTCACCAGTGACACGGTTGCGCCACCAGAAGGCAGGTGCTGTTTTCATACGATTTCTCTCCTGGACCCGGCTGCTCGCGGCATCCGCGTCGAGAGAGAAAGTGAGGCTGAATCAAAACTCGGTCAAACCGCACCATTGACGATCTGCTCGATCTGGTGTGTTGAAGTAGCGGAGGAGAACTTCGCTTGAATCGATGTGTGCAACAAATGGCTCTAGAACCCTTCAGTTGTTTCCGTTGTTCTCAAACCCAACGGGTTCGACGCCTCCATGCGCTCGCAGGATTCATAGCTATGAGGCCGATAAACAAAGGAGTTGCGCTGTTTCCGCACTTGCTTATGGTTAGTTCTTGGAGACGTCAATGCATCTATTGGGCAGTGACATAAAACCGTCGACGATGATGCAACGGCGGAATGGTGTATCGAGTTCGATCTTCGATTGAATTGAGTAGTGGACCATCCGCCCCGTCGTTTGTTCGAGAGTGCAGTGCCAAACCGATTCGGATATTGATGCAAATGCGCAGTGACTTCTTTCGTTCGATCTTGGACCGCAACACGGGACGAACCAGAAACATGGATGTGTGACCTGCATATGCATTGCAATGCCGTCGATGGTGATTTGTCGGGACGTGCAGCGGAATGGGAATGCGGATCATTGTGCGAATAGGGTCCTGTCGTATCGCCGAGTCTGTCGGGATTGCAAGTTTCACTTCTCTCACGTCTTCGGTGGTCCCAGCCACGACTTGGATCCTGAATATGGAACTGCATGGATTGGCGGCGGCCAGGCATCTCGATGTCGAAGTTGAGTGGAGGAGCATATCTCGGGAGAGATAGCTCCTTCGGCCGAGTCGTGAATGGAACAAGAAAATGCCCTGGCTTGTAGCGCCAGGGCAGAGGTGAACAGCGTCGATGAACTATGGATTTAGCGTGGTCACCTTGTGCAGCGTCGGTTGGGTCGCTTCATGCTTGGTGAACACCACGTAGATCTTCGTGTCGGCGGGAACCGAGACGACAATTTTGCTGTTGGCTGCCATGTTCATGATCTCTGAATCGCCAGCAGTCCCTATGTTTTCGGCCAGGCGTTCGCGAATCAAATCATCCTCGGAGAAGGCCGAGCTCGTGTTTGTCCCAAGAACCATCGCCAGGGTGGAACCGATGCCGGAGATGCTCCGCACCAAGAGGCTTTTGCCGGTGTCCTTTCCAGTTACGACACCTTTAATGGGGCCGAGGTCCAGGCCTTTGCCAACCGCTTCGATCTTTTCTGTTCGGCCTCCATAGTCGACTTCATCGAACTTCACTCCCACGTCTCCATAACGATCGACTTGTTGCATGTGGCCTGTGATCGTAGCTCCAGCCGGGATCACAACCTGATCTCCAAGGGCGTAGGTATATTCAACGACCGCGACAACCGGTGTCGGATCAGCGCTGGAAACCTGTTCTTGAAGCTTCGCGAGAATCCGAGAACCAGGAGAAACTTCAAGTAGCGGTGCATCGTCGTCATTCGAATTCAATTTCGATGATCCCGCCTGACTCTTGGTCTCGCTCCGAACGAATACAAGCGAAGTCTCCTTCAATGCGTTTTGTTGCTGTTGGGTCTGTGCGGCACTCGGCTGCGCACTTTCCCCATAGGGCCGTGGTTCTTCCCATTTCTGTTGTGTGTCTGCGAATGATGGGACACTGCCGAGGGAAGCGTTGACTACAGGTTTAACCGGAGGCTGGCTCTGGCTTCTGTCGACGGTTGAAAAAGGGTTGGCGCCTACTTCGGAGCGCATGCGTTTGATGTCGTTTGGCGTAAGTTGTCCGTCCACATCGCCGGCATCGGGTTTTCGCACCGTATCCATGAGCGGTGCCAGGCTGCCCTTCGGCTTGTTCATGTCCTTTTGTCGGTCCTGTGAAGAGACCCTTGGAGACTCCGCTCCCTTTGATGGTGATCGCCCAATGACTGCGGTAATGACAAAAAAGAGCACAGCTGCGAGCAGGCCGCCTCCCAGCATGATCATTTTTTTTCGATCCAAAGCAGGTTTGGTGTCTGGCTCGTCCTGTTTCGGAGTGTCCTGGTTCTCCTGACTCTCGACGTGATCTTCGATTGTTTCGTTCTCTGGCGGCTCGGGGGGCTTAGGACGCGGCGTTTCCGTTGATGGCTGCTCCACCCTTAGTTCGGGATTTTCAGAGATCTGCCTGCTTCCATTCACTTCGTTGATATTCATGACAATCCTTCCTAGTGGGCAATGGCCGCGATCGGCGGCGTGAAAGGCAAACGAATCAGGATCGGACGGTCGACCTGATCTGCCTGAGCAATCTGAAGAAATAGTTTTTCGTTCGATTCCTTGAACGAGGGGCGGTCAAAAACCACGACGCCGTCTGCTCGCTCGCCTGCGGCAAGCCTTGTCGCGCTCAGTCGATAATCCCGAATCTCCAACTGATCGGCGATGATCTCTTTACCTTCTTTCGCCTTTTTCTTCTTCTTGACCTGGTGTCCCGTGATCTGCACTTGAGGGGGAACGATCTCCACCGCCTGATCGGAGCGATTCAAGATCGAGTAGGAGATGACGGTCTGGTTGTTCCATTGCCGCACGTCCCCCAGTGACGTCTCAATCTGTTGCCCGTTCCATTTCATCCAGATCGGGTCGTTAATACGGAGTTGTTGCGCATACTCTTCATCGAGCGCAGAAGAGGATGGTGAGCCACCAAGCGAAGCGGTGCCCGGAGACTGTGGTTGGGTAGTTGGCCGTCGAGGCGTGTCTTCGGACCGTGTGGACGGGAGAGTTTCGGATGCTGAGGAAACCACCAGACTCGGAGGTGGCCGATATTCGAGCAAAAAATCAACTGGCTGTGTCGCGCTGTCGGAACTGCCGTTGCTGATGAGTTCGAGGGTTACGTGTTGACCGGATTTTGTTGTGATCTGGAGGTCTGATTGAGCGGGGTTCGCAGTGATGGGTTTGACGACTACGTAAAGTGGCTCACCCTCCTTGTGTTCAGCCGTGAAGAGGCGCGGACTGCCAAGAAAGACGGACGTGACCTCCTCGGGCATGCGGATTGTCGACTCAAACTCAGGTCGAAGATGGAGAACTGTGACGTCGTAAGGGTTGATGACGACAGTGGTAATATGGGCTGCCACCACGGGTTCCGAGGCACTTAGCTGTAACGGAAAAAGAATTGCCAGTGGGATAATCCAGCGGAGTTTCATCGTAGTCTTACCTCCTGGGCGGGTTCGCCGCCGCGAATTTGCGTATCAGATATCGCCTCCGAACGGCCTGGACATAAGCGACAACATCCGGATTGCGATAGTTCAATCGCTTTTGTCCTACCCAGTGATCGCCGGCGTAGTAGGCCGCAGCCACCAATCGCAGGTCGCCGTGAAACTCCCACATCAGCGTTGTCACATAACGGGTTCCAGCGGCGATATTCTGATTGCCATCGAACGGTTGAAGTGCGCCGAAACGTCTTGCTGTCGCTGGCATGAGCTGCATCATGCCCATTGCGCCTTTGTTCGAGAGCGCATGAGGGTTCCATCCCGACTCAACATCGATCAGGGCAGCTATGAACTCCGGAGGAACTCCATAGTGCGTTGCATAGCGTTGAACGCAGCTTTCAGAGTAGGAAGGCACGCTTTGGGCTCGCGCGACGATCAGGTGCAGCGCAATGAACAAGGGGAGCAGGAGTTTCATGCTTCTACTCCTTCCTCAAGTCCCATCTGGTGGGCGTAGCGAGCCCCATCGTGAAGCAGGCTACTGAAGCCCTCACGAAGAAGCAGGTGACGGCGGTCCTTCTCCGTCTTGGCTAAGAAAGGCAGTAGAACATCGCGAAGTTCGGGCGTTACGCGATCGATACCCAGTAGTTGGAGGGCATTGGCGAAAATAATCATCTCGGATACGGATGGGGGTTTCTCGAGAGAGTAGTTACGAAAGGCCAGGGCAATGCCGGCCACCTGGTTGTGAAACTTTCCAGTTGCATCCGGAGTGCGGCTGGCGATGATCTCCGCCTCACGGTCCGGCGTCGGATGCTCTACGCGAATGTACAGACAGCGTCGCCGAATCGCGTCACTGAGCGGGCGCTCTTCATTACTGGTAATTACGGTGAACGGGATGCTTGTCGCATTTACTGTACCGAACTCAGGGATCGAAAGTTGACGTTCAGCCAAGGGCTCGAGTAGAAGGGCTTCCGTGTCCTGAGGTACCTTGTCTAGCTCATCAATTAGCAGCACGCATGGCCGCTCGCATTCCAGTGCGCGCATGAGCGGACCGGGGCGGAAGAAATCACGCCCCTTCAGCGTCTTCACGACCTCCTGCCAACTCAGGCCCTGTTCCTTCGAGAACTCCATAAAGAGTCTTTGAAGACTCTCGTCGAATTCACCGATGGCCTGTTTGTCGGTGATGCCTTTGTAGCACTGCATCCGCACCATGTTTGTCTTTGCCGCTTTCGCGACAGAGGTAGCTAGCTGTGTTTTCCCCGATCCTGGCGGCCCCTCGAGGATCAGCGGCACTTGAAGCTTCGCCGCCAGGTAGACCACTTGAATCATCACGGGATCGATGAAATAACCAGTGGCCGAGAGTCGAGTTTCGAGATCTTCCAGCGATTCAAACATGGCTGTCGCTCCTTGGTTCGGGGGCAGTCATTGCTGAGTTGAAGGCCAATCTCCTGTCTCGTTCCCGTAGGGTCTGGCGAAGGTCATAGCCCACATGGAGCCATAACACGGCCGCACTTGCTACCCACAGGCATAGAAGCCCAAGTAGGGCGGCCCGGGCTAATAGGTCTTGCGCGAAAGCCTGCCAGATCACGCCGCAGTAGTAGTCGCCTGCTGAGAGATCGACGATTGTGAGCAATACTGCGATTGCTAGCCGGTTTGTCCGCCTTCTCATATTTCCTCCTCGGAATGCGGAGCAAGGATGGGGCGATTCCAAAACTCGGTCAAATCTGCGGAGTCGGAGCTTTACGCAAGGTGCAAATCAGGTAGCTGCAAAGGCTCCGAAAGGGCTTTCGGACGTCTGTGCCTCCATTGGGCGATCCGTTCCTGGAGGTAGATACACTCGTGACCTTGGTCCGCTGATGAGTGAGGATGATCGCCCAAGGCTTTTGCCCAAGTGGACAACTAGAGAAAACCGCATCCAAAGCGGCTGAGGGCAAAAACTCCAGAGGCCCGACCGGGAACCCAACCCGTTCTCCGTTAGATTGGACATGAGGATGGCTGGCCCCGGGGGTCAATCGCAATCCGAATTGTGGAGACGAAGTTGAAGATCTGGAGTGACGCTAGGCCTGGAGCCGCTGATAAACCCGCTGAGCCACTCGCGCTGGAATTCTTATCGAGGTGTAACGCCTCTTCCTTCTGGTTTCCGGGCGGTCAATCTTGATGATGCCGGGCTCGGTGTCGAAGAGCCGTCTGATCGTTCGGTCGCTGAAACCCCAGAGGTTCGACAGTTCGAGAACGGTATAGTGCCTTTCAAGGACACCGTTGCTTTCTAACGGAACCTTGGCCCTTGGGAAGGGATTGCTTTGTCCTTGGTGGATTTCCATGGTCACCTCGAAGCTTTATGCGAAAGTCGGGTTGAGATGGGCCAACGGCCCACCTTTGCACAACATGTACTTCAGTTCTGCGTCTCGAGCAAGAAATCGCGAGCCGTGTTCGATCGTGAGGTGGGTGGCTAGGAGAAATTTCGCTGGTGAGGCCGGCTCGAGGGAACTGACGCGTGTGCTCCAACAGGCACCAACGGAAAACCCATAGCGTCCATGACATTGAAAAGACGGAGACGCAGTCGTTCCTCATCTCACCGAGGCTGTCGACCGAAATCGAGGATTCGAAGGCAAGATTGGAGCGCTATCGACAACATTAAAAAGTTTATTTAGATTTCTGCGTCTACAGAGATGATTTAGAAAGGGAAATACTTATCAATTGATGGATGTGGAAGCCAGAGGCGCCGCATTGCCTCGCAGTGGGATGGGTTGGACATTCGTGAAAATCGCGCCCATCTTTTGCATCGCCTCGATCGCTTCGTCCTGAAGTTGCTGCTTGCGGGCATGAGTCCATTTCGCGTAGTAGCGCTCAGTAGTTGCCACGGATTCGTGAGTGAGTAGCTTGCTGACCTTCGCAAGCTCCATTCCCGCCAGGAGCATCTCCACGGCAAAGGTGTCGCGGAGCATGTGGGAGCGAAACTCTAAGGGATCGCCATCTTCATCCTTGAAGTCCAGATAATCGTTGAGTTTATCTATTTTCCGCACCCACTTATTGGTATTGACGAGAGGCGAGCACCTACGAGACCAGAACCAATAATCGGGATGTTCTTCAGGACGGAGGGGCAGGGCATTCAAGGTGTCGACGACATGATCCGGCAATACGAATTCAACGATAGATTCCATCGGCTTCCGGTTCATCTTCTTGCGGATCACAGCACGCAGTCGATTGCCAGTGAGCGCTGACTTGGGGCAGTAGAGCACATCCCCGACGCGCAGTCCCGTCCAGCGTTGAACGAGGAAGATCGCCCGGAGCCACTGGCCGACTCTTCCCGACTTATTACGTGCCTGCTCATCGAACTTGTAGGTTGCGGCAAGCAGTTGAACAAATTGATCCGGCGTCAGCGGCCACGTCTGGCTATCGTTTGGCGTGATTGGCCTAAGCAACAACGTCGGGTTGCGAATGGTGTACTCCATTGCTGTGGCCCAGTAGAAAAAGGACTTGAGTCGGATCACGAGGGTGGCCTGGGTGGTTAGGGCTAAGCGATTATCTTCAAGTTCTGCATTGGGCGCCCAGGAAGCACGCCATGCGTCCAGCTGTGCAGGCGTCGCATCGCTCACGTGAATGACCCCTGTGGCATCGGCCCAGCGCAGAATGCGTGCGGCTGTCGAGCGATAAGCGGCGATCGATGTGTCCGCAGGTCCTTTCATGCCGTCAAGCCAAAGCTTCAAGGCAGCTTTCATGGTCGTGAGCAGGGGTTTCCGCATATCAGCAATCTTCTTAAGTTCGATCTTTACGGGATCGCGCTTGTCGCGTTCCTGCGCAGCGACACGCTCGGCCTGCTCCCAGGAGCGGGTTTTCGCCGAGACATAGGAGGTCTTTCCGTGCTCACGGATGTAGAGGGACTTCCGGCACTGGCAGCGCTTCCACTGCGGGTCATGCCGCTTCGGACAGTCACCGGAGTGCCGGGTGAAGACTGTTATAGTGAACGATGAGATCGGTCCAATCGAGTTCATATTAGTCGCGGTCATTATTGGGGCGAAGCTCTTTTCCTGCAAGTTCCGCAATTGTTAAGCACTTGCAACTGCCAAATCTGTCAAACTGTTGATAATGAAGAAGATGGCGGACTTCTGATAGAATCTATTAAGTTCTTCGAAGTCACCATCCCCGGTGATAGCCAGCGTGTTTAACCTTCAGCAAATCTTCAGCAAAGAAGTTTTGCCAAATGCCAAGCTACTGATAACGCAGTGGATATCGATTTTCTGATAGAATCGATTGAATCCACTCCAGGGAGACGCGATGCAGGCGACTCTTGCGCTCGAAGACGGGCGCATTTTTATGGGCGAAGGGTACGGCGCACCGGGCGAATGCCTCGGCGAAGTAGTCTTCAATACTTCTTTAACCGGCTATCAGGAAATCGCGACTGACCCATCGTATGCGGGCCAGATAGTCATCCTTACCAATCCACAGATCGGCAACTACGGCACCAACAAGTCTGACAATGAGGCCGCGAAGCCTTACATTGAGGGACTGATCGTGCGCGAGTTCTCGCCGGTAAGCTCGAA
This DNA window, taken from Acidicapsa ligni, encodes the following:
- a CDS encoding TrbI/VirB10 family protein, with amino-acid sequence MNINEVNGSRQISENPELRVEQPSTETPRPKPPEPPENETIEDHVESQENQDTPKQDEPDTKPALDRKKMIMLGGGLLAAVLFFVITAVIGRSPSKGAESPRVSSQDRQKDMNKPKGSLAPLMDTVRKPDAGDVDGQLTPNDIKRMRSEVGANPFSTVDRSQSQPPVKPVVNASLGSVPSFADTQQKWEEPRPYGESAQPSAAQTQQQQNALKETSLVFVRSETKSQAGSSKLNSNDDDAPLLEVSPGSRILAKLQEQVSSADPTPVVAVVEYTYALGDQVVIPAGATITGHMQQVDRYGDVGVKFDEVDYGGRTEKIEAVGKGLDLGPIKGVVTGKDTGKSLLVRSISGIGSTLAMVLGTNTSSAFSEDDLIRERLAENIGTAGDSEIMNMAANSKIVVSVPADTKIYVVFTKHEATQPTLHKVTTLNP
- a CDS encoding lytic transglycosylase domain-containing protein, with translation MKLLLPLFIALHLIVARAQSVPSYSESCVQRYATHYGVPPEFIAALIDVESGWNPHALSNKGAMGMMQLMPATARRFGALQPFDGNQNIAAGTRYVTTLMWEFHGDLRLVAAAYYAGDHWVGQKRLNYRNPDVVAYVQAVRRRYLIRKFAAANPPRR
- a CDS encoding AAA family ATPase, producing the protein MFESLEDLETRLSATGYFIDPVMIQVVYLAAKLQVPLILEGPPGSGKTQLATSVAKAAKTNMVRMQCYKGITDKQAIGEFDESLQRLFMEFSKEQGLSWQEVVKTLKGRDFFRPGPLMRALECERPCVLLIDELDKVPQDTEALLLEPLAERQLSIPEFGTVNATSIPFTVITSNEERPLSDAIRRRCLYIRVEHPTPDREAEIIASRTPDATGKFHNQVAGIALAFRNYSLEKPPSVSEMIIFANALQLLGIDRVTPELRDVLLPFLAKTEKDRRHLLLREGFSSLLHDGARYAHQMGLEEGVEA
- a CDS encoding tyrosine-type recombinase/integrase: MTATNMNSIGPISSFTITVFTRHSGDCPKRHDPQWKRCQCRKSLYIREHGKTSYVSAKTRSWEQAERVAAQERDKRDPVKIELKKIADMRKPLLTTMKAALKLWLDGMKGPADTSIAAYRSTAARILRWADATGVIHVSDATPAQLDAWRASWAPNAELEDNRLALTTQATLVIRLKSFFYWATAMEYTIRNPTLLLRPITPNDSQTWPLTPDQFVQLLAATYKFDEQARNKSGRVGQWLRAIFLVQRWTGLRVGDVLYCPKSALTGNRLRAVIRKKMNRKPMESIVEFVLPDHVVDTLNALPLRPEEHPDYWFWSRRCSPLVNTNKWVRKIDKLNDYLDFKDEDGDPLEFRSHMLRDTFAVEMLLAGMELAKVSKLLTHESVATTERYYAKWTHARKQQLQDEAIEAMQKMGAIFTNVQPIPLRGNAAPLASTSIN